Genomic window (Alligator mississippiensis isolate rAllMis1 chromosome 4, rAllMis1, whole genome shotgun sequence):
CACATCTCAAAGGACTACTCCTGGCATTCAGAAGGCTTATGCTTTGTGCCTTTCTCTACATTTTGTAAGAAAAATTTATAAGAAAATACAGTTTGGgaaaatatgggttttttttatcttcaCATCTCTTTAAATTACCATCTATCTCTTTCAGGTGTTCTGTAcagttagaaaagaaaaatagagaagGTAAGAAGAGCCATCTTCTGCCTTAAAATCACCACCATCCTCACTCTTCCTCCACAACAGCTACCAGTGACTGAAAATAGCATCAAGTAACAATGCCCTTTTGCTGCAATGCCACAATTTTCAAGTAATACTTATGACAATTAAATGCAGCCACCAAAAAAGTTCCAAAGGACATAAGAACTTTGGTGGATACAGAAAACACACACCAACACAGCCACATGCTCAATCTCACGAGTACTCAAGTCTTTGTATTTCTGTTTGGAGGACAGAAATTACTTTTAAAAGTAACATGCATAATCAGGTTCCTTTCATGCATCCTGTTTGGTACCATATTCCCTCATTACAGTTTTATTGCACTTAAAGTCGATAGCATCATTTTGCAGAGTTATCTTATTTATCTGAAACATCTTCCACTTTGTCAtctttatgttaaaaaaataaatatttacaaacaaagtgacacacaaataaataaaattcaggTCATATTATATCTCAGACAATCTGtacaaaaagtaaagaaaaaaaatactctcATAACTTGGTCCCCTTTTCCTGAGGCTGAGGGTAGTGTTCACTGGACAAACAATACAATGTGATGGCTTTTTGCATTTTGGTAAGTTTGTTAAGTTCCAGTGTAACACCATGCACATGTATACACGCAGTGGAATAGAAGTAGGAAGGAACAGGGGACTTGCTTGGTTGCTTTACCTCACTATACAAAAATAATTAGTTCCAAAAATTAAGTGGTTGCTATGTGCATAAATAGGTTAATTCCTAGTAGCAATTAAAGGTGAGAGAGgcaaaaatattgccttctgttcTCTGGTCTCCTTAGATGCAAGGCAGGTGAAGATGAGGTTATTTTTGCTGTAGCGCCTGGTACCTTCCAGTGTTGAAAGCGGGTGAGACCTTCCCCACACGGGACTTGCTAGCCAGTTGCAAGGTTTGGCAGAAACAGGgttggtgggagtggggaggggagaataaaATAGCAGCAGTTAAAAAATTGTCCCAGATATTCTCCTGATGTATTCATCGGCCCATTCCTTTAAGGACTCTCTGCCTATCCCTTTAAGGATGAAAAATGGGTCAAGGAATGGTGTGTGAAATATCTTAGAAAACTTCCTTAGCAGGCTGTATGCTGTTCAGTTCCACCATGGGGCTTTTTTCCACAGGTGATGTGGGTCTAACTTCTTCTGGCCGCCCTTCAAAGCCCCTGGAGATGTCTTCAAAAGTCCTGCCCTTGGTCTCTGGGACTTTGAAGAATGTGAAGACAAAGAAGATAACCAGGAAAACAAGGAAGATGAGGAAGACATAAGGACCGCACAGTTTCTGCAAGGAGGATAGAAGAGGAAAGAATTATAacttggaaaaaaaccccataaagcTAAAAGGAAGGTGCAGTTCTCTGCAGTTCAGAATGATGACAACCTCTCTGAAACACAGATTTGTTCACTTTTAACCTTGCTTTTTTCAAGGGAAAGCTATACTATTTGCACCTTTCTTAAGGCTTCTTTCTGAACCTTTAATGCTATTTTGGCTGACAAAAACTGAAGCTTTTAAAGGGATTGCCTAAACTCACGGCATTGTCTCAGCCAAAAGGCAAGGGAAAGCAAAGGCTTTGGCAAGCTGCAGTACTCTGCTGACATGGACTAGTTAGTGACCAGATCATCACCAATGATTTTCAGAGAGTGACCTTACCTCAGCATAAGGGAAGAGCATCCCCACCAGGAAATTGGAGGTCCAGTTGGAGCAACCAgccactgccatggctgctggGCGTGGGCCCTGACTGAAGAGTTCAGCCACAATaaaccaggggatggggccagggccaattTCAAAAAGAGCCACAAAGCCAAAGGTAGCCACAATGCTGATGTACCTAATCCAGCTCACGATGTCCTGCAAGAGAAGGAAACAGAAGCAGCTGTCACTCAACAGGCAAACAGCAGAATCAAAAACTCCTAATATCCCCATATTCTCTGTGGTGCAGTACGGTCTCTGAACTATATGATCCCCTGACTGACCCCTGCTGGAGATTCTCCTCCCTTTACCTTGAAGATCCCTTGCCTCCCTGCTCACCCCGAATTCCAGGTATCCCCCATGAAGACATCCCTTCCTTTGCCTTTGCCCCCCGCACCCCACCATTTCCCCTGAGACATCTACGACCCTTTCAACATCGCTATTCTGTCACTATCCCAGACAACAGCAAAATTTGGATGCCAATGACTCACCTTCAGTGCCAAAGCAATGGTCATGATGGCTGCGCAAACAGCCATGCCACCCAAGCCGACTAGATGGAGGGTCCTGCGCCCTGCACGCTCAACCAGGAACAGCTGAAAGATGtgatagcaaaaaagaaaaaaaacactgaataTCAAGGCAGCAGCTGAAGGGGTTCTCTGTATCATGATGCAGTCGGTATGCCACCCTGTCCTGTCCCAAGGGCCCTTGTTTGCCTTCTGCCCCCAACCCTCTAGTGCCTTTGTGATCAATCACATCCTGAATTAATGTGTGGGGTCACAGGACAACATTTCTCCAGGCTCTTGCTCttcattcttttcccttttccttcctctgcctctTGTCTCCTACCCACTTGCATTCTTTCACCTTTATTTCCCTTTCCTCCTTGCACTCTATGATCTTTCCGGCCTTGctttcctctcttctctcccaATCACCTCTGTGCTTGTCTTTTTCCTTTGCTAATCATGGTGTAGCACACCCTTAGGCACACTCTGAATGAAGAGATAAAACTGGCCCCTTGTCACTTGATGCCAACTATTTCTCCCAAAGTCACCCATCATGCAAATCCCTCACCATGTTCCCCAGTGCTGCTTACCGATACAACAGTGAAGACTGTGTTCACAATCCCGGCACCAATGGTGGCATAAACTGGCTGGGTGATACCAGCTTTTTCAAAAATCCCGGTGGAATAATAAAATACCTGGAAGCAAAAGAAGCATTTGGATATGGTTAGCATTCTTGTATCTACATTGTGATATCCCTTATTGTCGTGCTTGATGCTTGGTACATTCAACTAAGAGCTATTATGACATGTTTGACCAAATAAAAATGATACTTTTCCAGTCCATGCTTGTGAAGGGATCACACATTGCGATATGGGATATGACATTTTGCCCTGAAAACTGCCATAGAGAGGTGCCTCACCCTTTGTCTCCTGTTTTTCATAGAGTACCCCCTGAAATGAGACTGTCACCCTTTGTTCCTTGGTACCCATCTCTTCTGAGGTTCTGGGCAGCCCACTTCCACAAGTCACCTGGAGCACAGTCAGTGTCTGACCAGTTTCTGAGACTACTGAACATTTGATTGATCTCACATGTTCCTAAGTTTCTGCTTCCATGGCAGCTGAGCTATAAGATATGCCATCCATGCCTGAGGAAGTAGTGGAGCAGCTGAATGTTCCAGGGAGCAATTTTTGGCAGGCAGTATCACAAACAAGTGGCCTCAGTTCAAGGTGGGAAGTGAAAAACTCAGGGGGCCAGATCCTCTCATCACTGTATGTTAGCAACTGTCAACGAGAGCCACTCAAGTGCAGTAAAAGTGGACTGAGCCcaggaaatgaaaaaggaagCTCACTTACAGCATTGATGCCTGAGAGCTGCTGGGAGAGCTGAAGCACAATGGCAACAATGATGGCCTGGCGGTAGCTTGGAGACCGGAAGAGCTCTGGCACTGTCACCTTCTTTTCCTGAGACATCTTGGCACTCTCATCCTTCATCTCTTGGATGTCTTGGCTCACATCCACTGTGCCACGGAGCTTCTGGAGAACTTGGGGGAGAAAACCAAAATATTATAGCTGGGGCCTCATTGGTTCACCTGGCTGCAGTAAAGAGGCCTTAAGTTCTGCACCCAACCCTGGTCTCCCAGTTGCCTTGCAGAGGGAGCACTGGGAAGACAGACCCTGTGATGAGCAAGTGCTCTAAGATGCTGAGAAGAAGGCTCAGTTCCTTGATTCGGCCACCTATCTAGCTTAGGGTTGGATGCCCTAGGAGCACTGTACAAATATGGCTAATGCCCTGCCCAGATGTATAGTTATCTATGCCTGTTGTGCTGCAGCCTCGTGATCTATTCCCACTTGTGTTCAACCCCTTACTTTGGGGCTATTTAGGAACACCAGAGCTAAACTCAGTGCTCCTTAAGGGTTAATGCTCTTTGAAACCATGAGAAAGATTCAGATCAGGTCTTTCATGCTTTCTGGACTTGGGGCAGGTTCAGGGTATAGGGAAGGGCAGATCTAGTGATCTCTGAGGATCAGGACACCCTGGTGCTAATGTCTATCCTAGTCTCTCATCCTCCCTGGGTTTTGTGTGGCCTGGGAGCATGGGTGAGGCAGGCCCCAAGCTGTCCTGTGATCCCATGCAGAGGCCAGTCTTTACCTGCTTCCGCTTTATCGTCTTCCATTTTGTTGATCAGCAGGAAACGGGGACTCTCTGGGCAGAAAAGCAGAGCCACACACTGCAAGATGGCTGGGATGATGGTGAACCCCAAAAGCAGTGGCCAGAGTGTTTTGGTCCCCATGATCTGGTTCAAGCCAAAGATCTGGTGTAGCAAATAGGAAGAACAAGAATAGATGTTAGGAGGATTTCCTTGGATCAAAaattcccttttttccccttgatcctcTGTTTTTCATGGAGTGATCCCTGAAACAAAGTGGTCACCCTCATTCCTAACTACCTGTTTCCTTGGAGGCCCTGAACCGCCTACTTCCATAGCTTAGCTATACCTCATAGTCAGAGCCTAACCAGTTCCTGGGACCACTGAAATTGGTGGATCTCCCTGGACCCCAAGTGCCTTGGCTCCTGTCTGAAGCTACCACACTATGCAATCCACCCTTTTCTTCTGCTGACAAAAGAGCCATGAGTCCTTAACTCCTCTGATGACAACAAGGGAACAGCATATAAGCCCCTCCTTGCTCTGCACCCCTCCCACCAGCCTGTGTAAAAGGCAATGTCAACCTTACCTGTGCCACCAGGATGCCCACCACAATACCCAGCTGGTTCAGGGTGCCAAAGGCACCACGCAAGGCAGTGGGTGAGACTTCACTGATATACATGGGCACAAAGCCAGTGCAGAGCCCACAGAAGATGCCAATGATGAAGCGGCCTATGATTAGCATCTCCACTGCACCTGCCAGCCTGGAGAAGCCCATGAGGATTCCTCCCACCAGGGCCAAGATGTTCACCCCCAGCATGGAGTTCCTCCTGCCAAGGTAAAGGATATGGAGTTAGTGCTGGGTAGTGCTGGGAAGGAGCTGTAGACCCAGAAACCCATCCCAGGAGATCCTCCCCCACTCAGCCTTCCTCTCAACCTTGCCCTTCTGCCACTTTCCACCTCTTGTGTTCCACTCTCACCCATGCAGGAATTGgtcccatctctccctccctcccaatctACTGGTCCAGAATTTGGGAGAGAAGCAATCTCCTCTCCTTGTCTCAGTATCCTAAAGCAAAAGGGCAAACCTCCCAGCAACTCAAACCCCTTCCTTCCCAACGCACCTGCCGAATCGGTTGACGAAAAGGCCAACGGAGAAGGAGCCGATCATTCCTCCTACAGAGAAGATGGCCACAGAAAGGGACCATAGTGAGGTGAGGAGCTCATCAGAGGTGGGGGTCCCTCTCCGAACTGACAACGTCTGGTTGAAGAACTCCTGAATAATCTATAATAGAAGATGGCGAGCGGAGTTAATAATATGCCTCTGTTGGGTCAGGGGTTCTTTTATCTCAGGGCCAGGAAATGAGGATATCCTGGAGACACAGAGGCACAGAAGCTTGAGTGGACCAATGTAGCTAAAGAAGAATTAGCAGTTCAGAGGAAGAGAAGTTCAGAGAATAGCGGTAAGAAGAGAGAGACTGACTGACTCTCTGGAAGAAACAGGCTTGGGCAGGATGTAACTGGATTGGCGAGACTAATTCTTCCACCCATGCCCAGAGGATTTATaaaaacagtgtgtgtgttatagtggtggggagagggattagTTGGCCAGAATGAGAAAAAATGGGAATAACAGCAGAGcagagaaggtggggggggggcacaggggagaaTCCTGGCAGCAGGGTTATATGAGACAGTGGAATCATTTTCCCAGGTGACCTGGTGGAAATCCCACTGAATAACGCTCTgtaaagcagcagcactgttagGAACAGCCCTGCCCTTGTCTTCAGGGAGTGGGGAGATGGACGTCATGAGGCTTTTCTTGCTGCTCATTTTTTGGATGCTCTCTGTTTAAGGacagctgggcggggggggggggaagaggaggggttaACTTCATATAGCTCTGCCCCCAGCAGATGGCAGCAGGACGCCAGTTTGAGAGCATacgcctgccccctgccaccactttactccctccccctctcccccaatctGCAGCTATGACATATGTATTCCGGGAGAGAGGTGGATGTGGTGTGCAGTGACTCAGATACTAGGAGGGGTTTTACATATCAGTTACAGGAAAAAGAATcacaaggttttttttctttctcatttcttcttttttttggtgtAAATTCGAAATGATTCTGTGGGACTTTCCCCAGTAAAGTCTCAGAACTTAGCTATCTTCACTTAAAAGCAGAGGGGTGAACTGGTTAAAtagatacatgcatacatacactgATGTACATACATAAAagacattttttactttttagaCCTTTATTATTAAAAGATTAGAAACAAAAACTAATGAAATAgtgccatggggggtggggggacaataGAATTGCAAGTGGCTCAtttggagggggtgcagggatggggaaagggtggctcctgggcaagcatgggggggcatgtgtgtctctccccctcaccccaccccgccccgagATCTGTGCAAAGGGTGACGGCAGGCTGCCACtacaggctttgccccaggcgccaaactttgttgctatggcactggtatGAAGTGTACATTGCTCTATAAGGGGCTGAGCATTAAAGCTTTACAgacggaaggaaggaaggaaggaaggaagagctgCTCTCAGATGAAATCTGAGAAtttccctcccagccctctcccAACTCTCCTTGTGGGACAAGCTTGtctccctcaccccctcctccatCCTGGGCTGCTCTCTGAGTCAAAGCACCCAGTCATCATTCCTTTTCCCCATGTCCCTCAAGCCCTGACTatgaggaggctgctgtgggttaAAAGGACAGCAGACAGGCAGGACCGACACGTCACTTGATAGGCATGCTTTCCCAAGAAAATGGGAAAGCCAGAATGTAGGATCAGCTAGAATCAGCCCACTTGGTGGCCATGCTTTCCCAAAGCAAATTCGTCAAATAGGTTGGACTCATGCACTCCCTTCACCTAGAAGGAGCAAGGATCCTGTCCTTCCAATTCTGCTAGAAGAAACTGGTGAACTTTCAAAATTCCCTATCAGAATGGAACCGTGGTTCTTTCTATAGCTGCACTGACTCCACACGCAATGCAGAAAAACTAGCGCTCCCTCCCCCCGAGATGCCAAATTCACCTGTCCCACACTCCCTTCAACACTGTGGTCAGAAAGGGCAAAATGGCCACCTCCCCACAGAAATGCAAAGAtgtctcttctttctctccctttccacCTTCACAGTAAGGGAATGGTCCCTCTGAACCCCTCCCTTCTTTTGTACTTCAGATAGGAAACACCAGCTATCCAAA
Coding sequences:
- the LOC102570491 gene encoding solute carrier family 2, facilitated glucose transporter member 3, with product MNLRPVASIPGRVCSEDRPSQRSASRRTAEEGQGAGSDRSSTMDRPKITGSLIYAVCIAAIGSLQFGYNTGVINAPEKIIQEFFNQTLSVRRGTPTSDELLTSLWSLSVAIFSVGGMIGSFSVGLFVNRFGRRNSMLGVNILALVGGILMGFSRLAGAVEMLIIGRFIIGIFCGLCTGFVPMYISEVSPTALRGAFGTLNQLGIVVGILVAQIFGLNQIMGTKTLWPLLLGFTIIPAILQCVALLFCPESPRFLLINKMEDDKAEAVLQKLRGTVDVSQDIQEMKDESAKMSQEKKVTVPELFRSPSYRQAIIVAIVLQLSQQLSGINAVFYYSTGIFEKAGITQPVYATIGAGIVNTVFTVVSLFLVERAGRRTLHLVGLGGMAVCAAIMTIALALKDIVSWIRYISIVATFGFVALFEIGPGPIPWFIVAELFSQGPRPAAMAVAGCSNWTSNFLVGMLFPYAEKLCGPYVFLIFLVFLVIFFVFTFFKVPETKGRTFEDISRGFEGRPEEVRPTSPVEKSPMVELNSIQPAKEVF